The following coding sequences lie in one Klebsiella huaxiensis genomic window:
- the marR gene encoding multiple antibiotic resistance transcriptional regulator MarR, which produces MKSTSDLFNEMIPLGRLIQMVNQQKDRLLNDYLSPMDITSTQFRVLCSIRCEVCITPVELKTVLSVDPGAMTRMLDRLVCKGWIERLPNPTDKRGVLVQLTADGAALCEHCHQVVGQKLHQELTKNLSADEVVTLEYLLKKVLP; this is translated from the coding sequence GTGAAAAGTACGAGCGACCTGTTTAACGAAATGATCCCTCTTGGCCGCTTGATCCAAATGGTTAACCAGCAGAAAGATCGCCTGCTCAACGACTACCTCTCACCGATGGATATTACGTCCACCCAGTTTCGGGTGCTCTGTTCCATTCGTTGCGAAGTGTGTATTACCCCCGTAGAGCTGAAAACCGTGCTCTCGGTCGACCCAGGCGCAATGACGCGCATGCTCGACCGTCTGGTCTGTAAAGGCTGGATTGAACGGTTACCCAACCCCACTGACAAACGCGGCGTACTGGTGCAGCTAACAGCAGACGGCGCAGCCCTTTGTGAGCATTGTCATCAGGTTGTGGGTCAGAAATTGCACCAGGAACTAACAAAAAATCTGTCGGCAGATGAAGTGGTCACTCTTGAGTATTTGCTCAAAAAAGTTCTGCCGTAA
- a CDS encoding sugar transporter — MITDTVSRKVAWLRVVTLAIAAFIFNTTEFAPVGLLSDIADSFGMETAQVGIMLTIYAWVVGLMSLPFMLLTSKMERRRLLVGLFILFIASHVLSFLAWNFNVLVISRIGIAFAHAVFWSITSALAIRMAPAGKRAQALSLIATGTALAMVFGIPIGRIVGQYFGWRTTFLVIGVGALITMACLIKLLPKLPSEHSGSLKSLPVLFRRPALLSIYLLTVIVVTAHYTAYSYIEPFIQTVAGLSGNFATVLLLTLGGAGIVGSILFGKLGNRHASGLINAAIGLLLACLLLLLPASHNANHLMLLSVFWGVAIMIIGLGMQVKVLALAPDATDVAMSLFSGIFNIGIGAGALVGSQVSTHLSMASIGYVGAIPALVALVWAVMIFRRWPVSLEDQQPHHS; from the coding sequence ATGATTACAGACACGGTTTCACGCAAGGTCGCGTGGCTTCGCGTAGTCACGCTTGCGATTGCGGCATTTATCTTTAATACCACCGAATTTGCGCCCGTGGGCCTGCTGTCGGATATCGCCGACAGTTTTGGCATGGAAACGGCACAGGTTGGGATCATGCTGACCATCTACGCCTGGGTCGTCGGCCTGATGTCGCTGCCCTTTATGCTGTTGACCAGCAAGATGGAGCGCCGTCGTCTGCTGGTTGGACTGTTTATTCTGTTTATTGCCAGCCACGTGCTGTCGTTTCTGGCATGGAACTTTAACGTTCTGGTCATCAGCCGTATCGGCATCGCATTCGCCCATGCAGTGTTCTGGTCAATCACCTCGGCGCTGGCTATCCGTATGGCTCCCGCAGGTAAACGCGCTCAGGCTTTGAGCCTGATTGCCACCGGTACCGCGCTGGCGATGGTCTTTGGTATCCCGATTGGGCGCATCGTCGGGCAATACTTTGGCTGGCGTACTACCTTCCTTGTCATTGGTGTGGGCGCGCTGATAACCATGGCTTGCCTGATTAAACTGCTGCCAAAACTGCCGAGCGAGCATTCTGGTTCGTTAAAAAGCCTGCCGGTACTGTTCCGTCGTCCGGCGCTGCTCAGCATTTATTTACTGACGGTGATTGTGGTGACTGCGCACTACACCGCCTACAGCTATATTGAACCGTTTATTCAGACGGTCGCCGGTTTAAGCGGTAACTTTGCCACCGTGCTGCTGCTGACCCTGGGCGGCGCGGGCATTGTCGGCAGTATCTTGTTTGGTAAGCTCGGTAACCGCCATGCATCCGGCTTGATTAACGCCGCAATTGGCCTGCTGCTGGCGTGTCTGCTCCTGCTGTTGCCCGCATCGCATAACGCCAATCACCTGATGCTGCTCAGCGTCTTCTGGGGCGTGGCAATCATGATTATCGGCCTTGGAATGCAGGTGAAAGTGCTGGCGCTGGCACCAGATGCCACCGACGTGGCAATGTCGCTGTTCTCGGGGATCTTTAATATCGGGATCGGCGCGGGCGCGCTGGTCGGCAGCCAGGTCAGTACCCATCTGTCGATGGCGTCGATTGGTTACGTCGGCGCTATCCCAGCCCTCGTGGCGCTGGTGTGGGCGGTGATGATTTTCCGCCGTTGGCCGGTCTCACTGGAAGATCAGCAGCCACATCACTCCTGA
- a CDS encoding helix-turn-helix domain-containing protein: MNSNNQVKQLRLQRAWSQEQLAELTGLSVRTIQRIENGDRPGLETLSALAAVFEVNVAEISGDSSAGHEESLDLRIEEAKERVERESRFYRSLTVAVVVCALLAVLNWLTGSESYWSAWVAIIWGSLLVVKGLRLFVFGEWIRNWRQARLQRLLRK; this comes from the coding sequence ATGAACAGCAATAATCAGGTTAAACAATTGCGTTTGCAGCGCGCCTGGTCACAAGAGCAGCTTGCCGAACTTACCGGGCTCAGCGTGCGGACCATTCAGCGTATTGAGAACGGCGATCGTCCAGGTCTGGAAACGCTGAGCGCTCTCGCGGCGGTATTTGAAGTGAACGTCGCCGAGATTAGCGGCGATTCATCTGCAGGGCATGAAGAGTCGCTGGATTTACGTATTGAAGAAGCTAAAGAGCGCGTTGAGCGCGAGAGTCGGTTTTATCGATCGCTGACGGTGGCGGTGGTGGTCTGCGCTCTGCTGGCGGTGTTGAACTGGCTCACCGGTTCCGAGAGTTACTGGTCCGCATGGGTGGCGATTATCTGGGGGTCGCTGCTGGTGGTCAAAGGGTTGCGCTTGTTTGTGTTTGGCGAATGGATTAGGAACTGGCGGCAGGCGCGCTTGCAGCGGCTGTTGCGCAAGTAG
- the ydeE gene encoding efflux MFS transporter YdeE — MILTLRRSTAALLASSLLLTIGRGATLPFMTIYLTRQYQLEVDKIGYALSTALIVGVLFSMGFGILADKFDKKRYMTIAVLAFIGGFVAIPLVNSVALVVFFFALINCAYSVFSTVLKAWFADVLSPEKKAQIFSLNYTFLNIGWTVGPPIGTLLVMHSINLPFWLAAGCAALPLVFIQLFVQRTSAAIAEDNAVQWSPSVLLRDRALLWFTLSGLLASFVGGSFASCISQYVLVVADSDFAEKVVAVVLPVNAAVVVALQYAVGRRLTARNIRPLMTFGTVCFVLGLGGFVISDNSLLLWGLSAAVFTLGEVIYAPGEYMLIDNIAPPGMKASYFSAQSLGWLGAAFNPMLTGTILTHLPHWSLFAILMLAIIAAWLMIFRGMNVRPWNGNAVASA, encoded by the coding sequence ATGATACTGACACTCAGGCGCTCAACTGCGGCGCTGCTGGCTTCGTCGTTGCTGTTAACTATTGGTCGTGGCGCAACGTTACCTTTTATGACTATCTACCTCACCCGCCAGTACCAACTGGAGGTAGATAAAATCGGCTATGCGCTGTCAACTGCATTGATCGTCGGCGTGTTGTTCAGTATGGGGTTTGGTATCCTGGCCGATAAGTTCGACAAAAAACGTTATATGACCATCGCCGTACTGGCGTTTATTGGCGGCTTTGTGGCGATCCCATTGGTTAATAGCGTGGCGCTGGTGGTGTTCTTCTTCGCGCTGATTAACTGCGCTTATTCCGTGTTCTCGACCGTGTTAAAAGCCTGGTTCGCCGACGTGCTGTCGCCGGAAAAGAAGGCGCAGATTTTTTCGCTCAACTATACCTTTCTCAATATTGGCTGGACCGTCGGGCCACCCATCGGCACCCTGTTAGTGATGCACAGCATCAATCTGCCGTTCTGGCTGGCGGCGGGCTGCGCGGCGCTGCCGCTGGTATTTATTCAGCTGTTCGTCCAGCGCACCAGCGCCGCGATTGCTGAGGATAATGCGGTCCAGTGGTCGCCTTCGGTGCTGCTGCGCGATCGCGCGCTACTGTGGTTTACGCTCTCCGGCCTGCTGGCGTCATTTGTCGGCGGCTCTTTCGCTTCCTGTATTTCCCAGTATGTGCTGGTGGTAGCGGACAGCGATTTTGCTGAAAAAGTGGTTGCCGTGGTACTGCCGGTCAACGCCGCCGTCGTGGTGGCGCTGCAGTACGCGGTCGGCCGTCGCCTCACCGCGCGTAATATTCGCCCGCTGATGACCTTTGGTACGGTCTGTTTTGTGCTCGGACTGGGCGGTTTTGTTATTTCCGATAATAGCCTGCTGCTGTGGGGCCTCTCTGCCGCCGTCTTTACGCTCGGTGAAGTGATCTACGCGCCGGGTGAATATATGCTGATCGATAACATTGCTCCGCCGGGCATGAAGGCCAGCTACTTTTCCGCCCAGTCGCTGGGCTGGCTGGGAGCGGCTTTTAACCCGATGCTGACCGGGACAATTCTGACCCATCTGCCGCACTGGTCGCTGTTTGCAATATTGATGCTCGCTATTATTGCCGCCTGGCTGATGATTTTCCGCGGCATGAACGTGCGCCCGTGGAACGGAAATGCGGTCGCCAGCGCGTAA
- a CDS encoding MarC family NAAT transporter, producing the protein MMDLFKAIGLGLVVILPLANPLTTVALFLGLAGNMNNAERNRQSLMASVYVFAILMVAWYAGQVVMNTFGISIPGLRIAGGLIVAFIGFRMLFPQQKAHHSMEAKLKSEELEDEPTANIAFVPLAMPSTAGPGTIAMIISSASTVKHGANFPDWVVMVAPPVTFALVGLILWGCLRSSGAIMRLVGKGGIEAISRLMGFLLVCMGVQFIINGVLEIVSTYHA; encoded by the coding sequence ATGATGGATCTCTTTAAAGCGATAGGCCTGGGGCTGGTCGTGATCCTTCCGCTGGCAAACCCGCTGACCACCGTGGCGCTTTTCCTTGGCCTTGCCGGGAATATGAACAATGCCGAGCGTAACCGTCAATCGCTGATGGCTTCAGTCTACGTGTTCGCTATTCTGATGGTTGCATGGTATGCCGGACAGGTGGTGATGAACACCTTCGGTATATCGATTCCTGGGCTGCGTATTGCCGGGGGGCTGATCGTCGCCTTTATCGGTTTCCGCATGCTGTTCCCGCAGCAGAAAGCGCATCATTCGATGGAAGCCAAACTGAAATCAGAAGAGCTGGAAGACGAACCGACGGCCAATATTGCTTTTGTCCCGCTGGCGATGCCAAGTACCGCAGGTCCAGGGACCATTGCGATGATCATCAGCTCTGCGTCGACGGTAAAGCACGGCGCTAACTTTCCTGATTGGGTGGTGATGGTGGCTCCGCCGGTGACGTTTGCGCTGGTCGGACTCATCCTGTGGGGCTGCCTGCGCAGCTCCGGGGCGATTATGCGTCTGGTGGGTAAGGGCGGCATCGAGGCTATCTCCCGCCTGATGGGCTTCCTGTTGGTCTGTATGGGCGTGCAGTTTATTATCAATGGTGTGCTGGAGATTGTCTCCACTTATCACGCCTGA
- a CDS encoding PhzF family phenazine biosynthesis protein — translation MQEINFYLVDAFSDHNFGGNAAAVCPLTEWLPDETLLKMAQQHNQSETAFFVRTDEGYELRWFTTQYEINLCGHATLAASHVIFEYLDHPSSTIVFSTRFVGELSVTRSGDWLTLDFPAWATTVVEQPPADLLAGLGLSEVQEVRVARDYLVILRDRQQVEAVQPDMHQLQRLGKMICISAADDEYDFVSRFFCPGESLWEDPVTGSTHSMLIPYWGEKLGKTEMQARQVSARGGDLRCQWQGDRVLIGGQATTYLIGTIALR, via the coding sequence ATGCAGGAAATTAACTTTTATCTGGTCGATGCGTTCAGTGACCATAACTTTGGCGGCAACGCGGCGGCAGTTTGCCCGCTCACCGAATGGCTGCCGGACGAAACGTTGTTGAAAATGGCGCAGCAGCACAATCAGTCGGAAACCGCGTTTTTTGTCCGTACTGATGAAGGATATGAGCTGCGTTGGTTTACCACCCAGTATGAAATCAACCTTTGCGGTCACGCGACGCTGGCGGCTTCGCACGTCATCTTTGAGTATCTCGACCATCCGTCATCAACGATTGTCTTTAGTACCCGTTTTGTTGGCGAGCTCAGCGTGACGCGCAGCGGCGACTGGCTGACGCTGGATTTTCCGGCATGGGCGACGACGGTCGTCGAACAGCCACCAGCGGACCTGCTTGCCGGTCTGGGGCTAAGCGAAGTGCAGGAAGTACGCGTGGCTCGCGATTACCTGGTGATCTTACGCGATCGTCAGCAGGTAGAAGCGGTACAGCCGGATATGCACCAGCTTCAGCGCCTGGGGAAAATGATTTGTATTAGCGCAGCAGATGATGAGTATGATTTTGTCAGCCGTTTCTTTTGCCCGGGAGAGTCGCTGTGGGAAGACCCGGTGACCGGCTCGACCCATAGCATGTTGATCCCGTATTGGGGCGAGAAGCTCGGTAAAACGGAGATGCAGGCGCGGCAAGTATCCGCTCGCGGTGGCGATCTACGCTGCCAGTGGCAGGGCGACCGGGTGCTGATTGGCGGCCAGGCGACAACCTATTTAATCGGTACGATAGCGCTGCGCTAA
- the marB gene encoding multiple antibiotic resistance protein MarB — MKLFASAAIVLLALVSSQSFAEQTTTPVRHNNRDAMIIPSEHNDSPFDFNHMASGSDKSDELGVPYYNQQGL, encoded by the coding sequence ATGAAATTATTCGCTTCCGCCGCCATCGTGCTATTGGCACTGGTCTCCAGCCAGAGTTTCGCGGAGCAAACCACCACTCCGGTTCGTCACAACAATCGGGATGCGATGATTATTCCTTCCGAACATAATGATTCGCCGTTTGATTTCAATCACATGGCTTCTGGCAGTGATAAATCAGATGAATTAGGCGTGCCGTATTACAACCAGCAAGGCCTGTAA
- the eamA gene encoding O-acetylserine/cysteine exporter — protein MTRKDGLLALLVVVVWGLNFVVIKMGLHNMPPLMLAGLRFLLVAFPALLFVARPKIPLRLLLGYGLTISFGQFAFLFCAINLGMPAGLASLVLQAQAFFTIILGAFVFGERLQGKQVAGIALAIFGVLVLVEASLGGQHVPLVGFMLTLAAALSWACGNIFNKKIMSHESRPPIMSLVVWSALIPVLPFMLASWLLDGPQVMAASLLHIDLLTILSLLYLAFIATIVGYGVWGSLLGRYETWRVAPLSLLVPVVGMASAALLLGETLNHLQLLGAVLIMAGLYINVFGLRIVRPGMARG, from the coding sequence ATGACGCGTAAAGACGGGCTGCTGGCATTGCTGGTGGTCGTGGTATGGGGGCTGAATTTCGTGGTGATTAAGATGGGGCTGCATAACATGCCGCCGCTGATGCTGGCCGGACTGCGTTTTTTATTGGTGGCGTTCCCTGCCTTGCTGTTTGTCGCCCGGCCGAAAATTCCGCTGCGCCTGCTGCTGGGCTATGGCCTGACGATAAGCTTCGGTCAGTTTGCCTTCCTGTTTTGCGCTATTAATCTCGGCATGCCTGCCGGGCTGGCATCGCTGGTGCTGCAAGCTCAGGCTTTCTTCACCATTATTCTCGGGGCATTTGTCTTCGGTGAACGGTTGCAGGGCAAACAGGTAGCGGGGATCGCACTGGCGATTTTTGGTGTGCTGGTGCTGGTGGAAGCCAGTCTTGGCGGCCAGCATGTGCCGTTGGTGGGTTTTATGCTGACGCTGGCGGCGGCGCTGAGCTGGGCCTGCGGCAATATTTTCAACAAGAAAATCATGTCGCACGAGAGCAGACCGCCGATTATGTCGCTGGTGGTGTGGAGCGCGCTGATCCCGGTGCTGCCGTTTATGCTGGCATCGTGGCTCCTCGACGGCCCTCAGGTGATGGCGGCAAGTCTGCTGCACATCGATCTGCTGACGATCCTATCGCTGCTGTATCTGGCGTTTATCGCCACCATTGTTGGCTATGGGGTCTGGGGTTCGCTACTCGGACGCTATGAAACCTGGCGCGTGGCGCCGCTGTCGCTGCTGGTGCCAGTGGTCGGGATGGCCAGCGCCGCGCTGCTGCTTGGCGAAACGCTAAACCACCTGCAACTGCTGGGTGCGGTGCTAATTATGGCCGGGCTGTATATCAACGTATTTGGCCTGCGGATCGTGCGTCCGGGCATGGCGCGAGGATAA
- the urtE gene encoding urea ABC transporter ATP-binding subunit UrtE — translation MLQVNQLHQYYGGSHILRGVDFAARQGEITCLLGRNGVGKTTLLKCLMGLIPARSGEVLWQEKNITQRKPHQRVQSGIAYVPQGREIFPRLTVEENLLMGLSRFPARDARTVPEEIYQLFPVLKTMKQRRGGDLSGGQQQQLAIGRALASRPQLLILDEPTEGIQPSVIKEIGEVIRQLANRGDMAILLVEQFYDFAAGLADRYLVMSRGAIIQQGNGSDMEAEGVRGMVTI, via the coding sequence ATGTTACAGGTTAATCAGCTACATCAATACTATGGCGGCAGCCATATTCTGCGCGGTGTGGATTTTGCCGCTCGTCAGGGAGAGATAACCTGCCTTCTCGGGCGCAACGGAGTGGGAAAAACCACCTTGCTAAAGTGCCTGATGGGGCTTATTCCGGCGCGTAGCGGCGAAGTGCTGTGGCAGGAGAAAAATATCACCCAGCGCAAACCACATCAGCGGGTGCAGTCCGGGATCGCTTACGTTCCGCAAGGGCGCGAGATTTTTCCGCGCCTGACGGTAGAAGAGAACCTGCTGATGGGGCTATCGCGCTTTCCCGCTCGCGACGCGCGGACGGTACCGGAAGAGATTTATCAGCTGTTTCCGGTACTGAAAACCATGAAGCAGCGGCGCGGAGGGGATCTTTCTGGCGGTCAACAGCAGCAGTTAGCGATTGGTCGCGCGCTGGCCAGCCGCCCGCAGCTGTTGATCCTTGATGAGCCGACGGAAGGTATTCAGCCATCGGTGATTAAGGAGATCGGCGAGGTTATCCGCCAGCTAGCGAATCGCGGCGATATGGCGATCTTGTTGGTTGAGCAGTTCTATGATTTCGCCGCCGGGCTGGCGGACCGCTACCTGGTGATGTCGCGTGGGGCCATTATTCAGCAGGGTAACGGCAGCGATATGGAAGCCGAAGGCGTGCGCGGAATGGTCACCATCTAG
- the marA gene encoding MDR efflux pump AcrAB transcriptional activator MarA, producing MSRRNNDAITIHSILSWIEDNLESPLSLEKVSERSGYSKWHLQRMFKKETGHSLGQYIRSRKLTEIAQKLKQSNEPILYLAERYGFESQQTLTRTFKNYFDVPPHQYRITNVPGESRYLLPLNNCC from the coding sequence ATGTCCAGACGCAATAACGACGCCATCACTATCCATAGTATTTTGTCGTGGATTGAGGATAACCTGGAATCGCCCCTGTCGCTGGAGAAGGTTTCAGAGCGCTCAGGTTACTCCAAGTGGCACCTGCAAAGAATGTTTAAGAAAGAGACTGGTCACTCGCTGGGCCAGTATATTCGCAGCCGTAAGCTGACTGAAATTGCGCAGAAGCTCAAGCAAAGCAACGAGCCGATTCTATATCTGGCCGAGCGTTATGGCTTTGAATCGCAGCAAACGCTGACGCGGACTTTCAAAAACTATTTCGATGTGCCGCCGCACCAGTATCGCATTACCAACGTACCGGGCGAGTCACGCTACCTGCTCCCACTAAATAACTGTTGTTAA